One window of Candidatus Caccoplasma merdavium genomic DNA carries:
- the mutY gene encoding A/G-specific adenine glycosylase has protein sequence MSDKKNFARSLERWFESNKRQLPWRETTDPYLIWVSEIILQQTRVAQGLDYYNRFVSRFPDVAALAAATEDEVLKYWEGLGYYSRARNMHAAARQVMRDFGGRFPDTYEAIRSLKGVGDYTAAAIASFAYGLSHAVVDGNVYRVLSRLFAVDTPIDTTAGRKLFAALADEWLDRHRPALYNQAIMELGALQCLPRSPQCPVCPLAEWCEAAALGRVEDYPVKSGKTEVRPRYFNYLAIRCGGDTFIARRDGNDIWRNLYEFVLIESDSELPFEALQQTPSYRNLLGDVSAVVVCPPFVHRHVLSHRVIYATFHTLEVPTVPAALTAFRRVAWGDLETFAFARLTGLYFEWLNRHDIGSLPLFGR, from the coding sequence ATGTCCGATAAGAAAAATTTTGCCCGTTCGCTTGAACGCTGGTTTGAGTCCAACAAGCGGCAGTTGCCGTGGCGGGAGACAACCGACCCTTACTTGATTTGGGTGTCGGAGATTATCTTGCAACAGACGCGCGTGGCGCAGGGGCTCGATTACTACAACCGCTTTGTGTCGCGTTTTCCCGATGTGGCGGCATTGGCCGCCGCCACGGAAGACGAGGTGCTTAAATACTGGGAGGGGTTGGGATATTACAGTCGGGCCCGCAACATGCACGCTGCCGCCCGGCAGGTGATGCGCGATTTCGGGGGGCGTTTCCCCGATACTTACGAGGCGATACGTTCGCTCAAAGGGGTGGGCGATTACACGGCTGCGGCGATTGCTTCGTTTGCCTATGGGTTGTCCCATGCGGTGGTCGACGGCAACGTCTATCGGGTGCTTTCCCGCCTTTTTGCCGTCGATACCCCTATCGACACGACGGCCGGGCGTAAACTCTTTGCGGCTTTGGCCGATGAGTGGCTCGACCGGCATCGGCCGGCTCTTTATAACCAGGCGATTATGGAGCTGGGGGCATTGCAGTGCCTGCCCCGTTCGCCGCAGTGTCCTGTCTGTCCGTTGGCGGAGTGGTGCGAAGCCGCAGCCCTGGGGCGGGTCGAAGACTATCCGGTGAAGTCGGGAAAAACCGAGGTGCGCCCTCGTTATTTCAATTATTTGGCGATACGTTGCGGCGGCGACACGTTTATCGCCCGTCGTGATGGCAATGACATTTGGCGCAACCTTTATGAATTTGTTTTGATAGAGAGCGACAGCGAATTGCCGTTTGAGGCGTTGCAGCAGACGCCCTCTTATCGGAATTTGCTCGGTGATGTCTCTGCCGTGGTGGTATGCCCTCCGTTTGTGCATCGTCATGTGCTGTCGCATCGGGTCATTTATGCCACCTTCCATACGCTCGAAGTGCCGACGGTACCGGCTGCACTGACCGCTTTTCGTCGCGTGGCATGGGGCGATTTGGAGACATTCGCTTTTGCCCGTCTTACCGGGCTCTATTTCGAATGGCTCAATCGCCATGACATCGGCTCTCTCCCGTTGTTCGGCCGGTAG
- a CDS encoding RsmD family RNA methyltransferase: MRIISGKYGRRRFEVPTNIKARPTTDFARENLFNVLQNLIDFEGLKALDLFAGTGAISFELASRGCSRVVTVENYPVQYRFICKVAEQLNAQEIRPIKGDVFHFVPACREKFDFIFADPPYDLPRFAEVAPMVLQADLLNPGGIFVLEHSKHYDFSSLPGFDQQRVYGSVHFSFFLKPAEE; this comes from the coding sequence ATGCGGATTATAAGTGGCAAATACGGCCGGCGCCGCTTTGAAGTGCCGACCAACATCAAGGCAAGACCTACGACCGACTTTGCGCGGGAAAATCTCTTCAACGTGCTCCAAAACCTCATCGACTTCGAAGGGCTCAAAGCGCTCGACCTTTTTGCAGGGACCGGAGCCATCAGTTTCGAACTGGCATCGAGAGGGTGCTCCCGCGTCGTGACCGTCGAGAACTATCCGGTGCAATACCGGTTTATCTGCAAGGTCGCCGAGCAGCTCAACGCGCAAGAGATACGTCCCATCAAGGGCGATGTGTTCCACTTTGTTCCGGCTTGCCGCGAGAAATTCGATTTCATCTTCGCCGACCCGCCCTACGACCTGCCCCGCTTTGCCGAGGTGGCGCCCATGGTGCTGCAAGCCGACTTGCTCAACCCGGGCGGGATTTTCGTACTCGAACACTCCAAACACTACGATTTCTCATCGCTGCCGGGGTTTGACCAGCAACGGGTTTACGGGAGTGTCCATTTCAGTTTCTTCTTGAAGCCCGCCGAGGAGTAA
- a CDS encoding DUF3822 family protein, with product MPTTGSSTTHPSGNHLLVNLRNDGIYFATFDPLEDDTYQYHTATFASKSQSLCENVKNCVYENPQLLQEYARTYLLIDTPHFTFVPEELESCEENRRPYYDYCFAGHTDEVIENHLTLNHAYLLFGVEHELYTFLCRTFANPTILHPLTPLCEYFFLHSRNGNEAKAYLHLREERCDLIVYKQGRLLLGNTFDFNTADDVAYFTLLAWKQLSLDQTRDRLYLAGEKSLRQPLTALLQTYIKNVLPYPFPSQLFRLGKETIDAPFELITIPLCGL from the coding sequence ATGCCCACAACCGGAAGCTCAACGACACACCCATCGGGAAACCACCTGCTGGTAAACCTGCGCAACGACGGCATCTATTTTGCCACGTTCGACCCGCTCGAAGACGACACTTACCAGTATCATACCGCCACCTTCGCCTCCAAAAGCCAGTCCCTGTGTGAAAACGTGAAGAACTGCGTCTACGAAAATCCGCAGCTGCTGCAAGAGTATGCCCGCACCTACCTGCTCATCGACACGCCCCACTTCACCTTCGTTCCCGAAGAGCTCGAATCGTGCGAAGAAAACCGCCGGCCCTACTACGACTACTGTTTTGCCGGGCACACCGATGAGGTCATCGAGAATCATCTGACCCTCAACCACGCCTATCTCCTGTTTGGCGTCGAGCACGAGCTCTACACCTTTCTCTGCCGCACGTTTGCCAACCCGACGATACTTCACCCGTTGACCCCGCTGTGCGAATATTTTTTCCTGCACAGCCGCAACGGCAACGAGGCAAAAGCCTATCTGCACCTGCGGGAGGAGCGCTGCGACCTCATCGTCTACAAGCAGGGACGGCTCCTGCTGGGCAACACCTTCGACTTCAACACGGCCGACGATGTGGCCTACTTCACGCTGCTGGCCTGGAAGCAACTGAGCCTCGACCAGACCCGCGACCGCCTCTACCTCGCCGGGGAGAAAAGCCTGCGGCAACCCCTCACCGCGCTCTTGCAGACCTATATAAAAAACGTGCTGCCCTATCCTTTCCCGTCGCAACTGTTCCGCCTCGGGAAAGAGACCATCGATGCTCCCTTTGAACTGATAACCATACCTCTATGCGGATTATAA
- a CDS encoding thioredoxin family protein — MKRLMLFIAAFLPLCGAMAQEQQTPAQPETGITFLECTYAEALQKAKDAGRILFIDCYTQWCGPCKQLSRTTFKDAQVAEFFNGSFVNLKLDMETPDGVAQKDKLGVNAYPTMVFIDPTTEEIIHKIVGYNNAQSLLKSTTSGLSGNNIKNMNARYDAGERSDEFIEEYIGILSEANEKGRLSEVVTPYLEKKYEEMLTNRTLFNLFMSYIESPYSKPYVFFLENKDKFIAQYGNMQVNMKERYTWSLYGRKYVVKGNDGTYTFDKEGFADYMKYMKKNKVKDAKKIEISTLMYYAECTQDWKKYISYGDKLISKYNADMLEVYNWALRINKLCADQKLRNHAAIWCDKYASILEQEEARREQQAKTGMTMAMRMGPQSNNFIQMATELRAPMK; from the coding sequence ATGAAAAGATTAATGCTATTCATCGCCGCATTTCTTCCCCTGTGCGGAGCGATGGCCCAAGAGCAACAGACTCCGGCTCAGCCCGAGACCGGCATCACATTCCTCGAATGCACCTATGCCGAAGCCCTGCAAAAAGCCAAAGATGCCGGGCGCATCTTGTTTATCGACTGCTACACCCAATGGTGCGGTCCCTGCAAACAATTATCAAGAACCACATTCAAAGACGCCCAGGTTGCCGAGTTCTTCAACGGCTCGTTTGTCAACCTGAAACTCGACATGGAAACCCCCGACGGTGTCGCCCAAAAAGACAAACTCGGTGTGAATGCCTACCCGACCATGGTCTTCATCGACCCCACAACCGAAGAAATCATTCACAAAATCGTCGGATACAACAACGCCCAGTCGCTGCTCAAAAGCACCACTTCGGGCTTGTCGGGAAACAACATCAAAAACATGAATGCCCGCTATGACGCCGGAGAACGCAGCGACGAGTTTATCGAAGAATACATCGGCATACTCTCCGAAGCCAACGAGAAAGGACGCCTCTCCGAAGTCGTAACCCCGTACCTCGAAAAGAAGTACGAAGAGATGCTCACCAACAGGACCTTGTTCAACCTCTTCATGAGTTACATCGAATCGCCCTACTCCAAGCCCTATGTCTTCTTCCTTGAAAACAAAGACAAGTTTATCGCTCAATACGGCAACATGCAGGTCAATATGAAAGAGCGCTACACTTGGAGTCTTTATGGCCGCAAATATGTGGTAAAAGGCAATGACGGCACCTACACGTTCGACAAGGAAGGATTTGCCGACTACATGAAATACATGAAAAAGAACAAGGTGAAAGATGCCAAGAAAATCGAAATCTCCACCCTCATGTATTATGCCGAGTGCACGCAAGACTGGAAAAAATACATCTCCTACGGCGACAAGCTCATCTCGAAATACAATGCCGACATGCTTGAAGTCTACAACTGGGCACTTCGCATCAACAAGCTGTGTGCCGACCAGAAACTGCGTAATCACGCCGCGATTTGGTGCGACAAATACGCCTCCATTCTCGAACAAGAAGAGGCAAGAAGAGAGCAACAAGCCAAAACCGGCATGACCATGGCCATGCGCATGGGTCCCCAAAGCAACAACTTCATACAGATGGCTACGGAACTCCGTGCTCCCATGAAATAA
- a CDS encoding RagB/SusD family nutrient uptake outer membrane protein has translation MKKTILLSISLLTSLALFTACELDYAPQNTMVDETVYKDEKTAQAALVGAYTRLCVLLSGAPNDQNNYTNSSFAFQLADIGTENITVQNGASSYLAMEKCEYTTDEQDGFIKDIYQYGYNAIDYANNIISGINEFGQYDPTMMRQHIAEAKFLRAYEYFTLLCIYGDGALVGEGNGLGLVMRLTPYDGYKPEDIQPRETVDSVYTQIIKDLTEAIPDLPQTDYEPSLRYRATATVAKALLSRVYLYKGTYTKNQAELNEAAYYAGEVLKSPNITFNDSYNDHRTNIFPNNVYENSTYPDPTNYATELIFFQPSRISTNVFPCGWTSVYAKTSFSTSDSLINSYLPGDLRGYGETNEYLIQQGSATSNSNLKASMKYDNGGCYCDVQYIRLSEIKLTRAEALAYTTNSIDDEALQHLNDIRRKPFPDGQKPAALTAADFPSVEAFVDSILVERNRELAMEGHYRWDLIRTGRDLKTKGLPNNKKILPIPEYEVQISDGVIKQNTGF, from the coding sequence ATGAAGAAAACAATTCTGCTATCCATATCACTACTCACCTCGCTGGCCCTCTTCACCGCCTGCGAGCTCGACTATGCCCCCCAAAACACGATGGTCGACGAGACGGTCTATAAAGACGAAAAAACCGCACAAGCCGCCCTTGTCGGCGCCTACACCCGCTTGTGCGTCCTGCTCTCAGGCGCCCCCAACGACCAAAACAACTACACCAACAGCTCCTTTGCCTTCCAGCTGGCCGACATCGGTACCGAAAACATCACGGTACAAAACGGCGCGTCGTCGTACCTCGCCATGGAAAAATGCGAATACACCACCGACGAGCAGGACGGATTCATCAAAGACATATACCAATATGGCTACAACGCCATCGACTATGCCAACAACATCATTTCAGGCATCAACGAATTTGGCCAATACGACCCCACAATGATGAGACAACACATCGCCGAAGCCAAATTCCTGCGCGCCTACGAGTACTTCACCCTTCTCTGCATCTACGGTGACGGCGCCCTTGTGGGCGAAGGCAACGGATTGGGATTGGTGATGCGGCTCACCCCCTACGACGGCTACAAACCCGAAGACATTCAGCCTCGCGAGACGGTAGATTCGGTCTACACCCAGATCATAAAAGACCTCACCGAAGCGATTCCCGACCTGCCACAGACCGACTATGAGCCCTCTCTCCGCTACCGGGCCACGGCCACCGTCGCCAAGGCACTCCTCTCCCGGGTCTACCTTTACAAGGGCACATACACGAAAAACCAAGCCGAACTCAATGAAGCCGCCTACTATGCCGGAGAGGTGCTCAAATCACCGAACATCACCTTCAACGACAGCTACAACGACCACCGCACCAACATCTTCCCGAACAATGTCTACGAGAACTCTACCTACCCCGACCCCACCAACTATGCCACGGAGTTGATATTCTTCCAACCCAGCCGCATCAGCACCAACGTATTCCCGTGCGGGTGGACGTCGGTCTACGCCAAAACCAGCTTCTCCACCTCCGACTCGCTCATCAACAGCTATCTGCCGGGCGACCTGCGCGGATATGGCGAAACCAACGAATACCTCATTCAACAAGGCTCCGCCACCAGCAACTCCAACCTCAAAGCCTCGATGAAGTATGACAACGGCGGCTGCTACTGCGACGTGCAATACATTCGCCTCTCCGAAATCAAACTCACAAGAGCCGAAGCCCTGGCCTACACGACCAACAGCATCGACGACGAAGCCTTGCAACACCTCAACGACATTCGCCGCAAGCCCTTCCCCGACGGACAGAAACCGGCAGCACTCACGGCCGCCGACTTCCCCTCGGTCGAAGCCTTTGTCGACTCGATACTCGTAGAGCGCAACCGCGAGCTGGCCATGGAAGGCCACTACCGCTGGGACCTCATTCGCACCGGCCGCGACCTGAAAACCAAAGGTCTGCCCAACAACAAAAAGATACTGCCGATACCCGAATATGAAGTTCAGATTTCGGACGGCGTCATCAAGCAAAACACCGGATTCTAA
- a CDS encoding SusC/RagA family TonB-linked outer membrane protein translates to MKKFWTIYTVLCCIFCCEIASAQNLTKISGTVLDENNAPLAGVTVSVNGKGATLSTSDGSFTLTNVPTGATISFSFIGYETETVTVNHPKTVEAIRLIPAENAMREITVVGYGKQERRDITGSVSSVKLDEQKSFLSVDQLLQGRAPGVFVSNSSGALGGANLLTIRGVSSIIGENNPLYVVDGVPIYGTDRSANSVGTSGGSVSAISMGGTSTGGGTLTNNMDLNYSFEQNPLLSINPEDIESIEILKDAFATSIYGSRGSAGVILITTKSGSRDRTAINVSYTMSIDQPIGKLDLLTGDEYAQIYSQYYPSDVYRAGYNTDWQDAVTRNALSHNLSASISGGNTRTRYFFSLSYANNESYIINNDLQRYSARLNLDTQLNDKFTLGANVTLSFIDNNALTAPTVYKDAILRAPNLPIYNEDSSYYYGHDLNTKGNNDNYNPVAYANDVTSQSKNITTIGNTYLQYDVTNWLQLKTELGINISNGRSYVYKPELPEEVADLTPNNQASENDALKYRIVTNNTITVNKVFNERHYLQAVLGESYEIGHEYNSQIYGSNFFSSAIKGIGSAQTSRVGAASEDTWALLSAFARVNYQLMRRYLFGVSYRIDGSSRYNRLHRFINIPAVSAAWRLSEEDFIAYNAPWIDEMKIRGSIGWTSQDANNSYYGAQAIYVLNTASSYGNEQFLSMSQPSNVNLDWERTITYDLGLDFSAFKERLKLTVDYYYKRTTDMLFSSDLPAYTGYSTQYQNIADMQNQGIEIQVISDNIVRKNFLWQTILNLSRNSNKILKLNFEGNQLDQANSSFKYYAVGYPMAQWYLHEWVGVDPNTGDPIWRLADGSTTTVPPASNYETSMDNKKVCGTAEPKFYGSFTNILTFKGFELNTMFTFSVGGHMINSTRAQLLTYATETANNLSRDILDFWQIPGQTTDIPKLKNSSIVNNYDYTSSITTTRFLEKSSYLRLKTLEFSYSLPKQVLRRTRTFNQIKLFVVLTNVFTISPYSGLDPEVSAFGSSATAAGYDNLTMPSSRSYQFGIRFGL, encoded by the coding sequence ATGAAAAAATTTTGGACAATATATACGGTACTGTGTTGTATATTCTGTTGCGAAATAGCCTCGGCGCAAAATCTCACCAAGATATCCGGTACCGTTCTCGATGAAAACAACGCCCCCCTAGCGGGCGTAACCGTTTCGGTCAACGGAAAAGGCGCCACCCTGTCCACATCGGACGGCTCTTTCACCCTCACCAATGTACCGACAGGTGCGACCATCTCGTTTTCGTTCATTGGCTATGAGACCGAAACCGTAACCGTAAATCATCCCAAAACCGTCGAAGCCATAAGACTCATTCCGGCCGAAAATGCCATGCGCGAAATTACCGTCGTAGGCTATGGCAAACAAGAACGGCGTGATATTACCGGCTCGGTATCATCGGTAAAACTCGATGAACAAAAATCATTCCTGTCGGTAGACCAGTTGCTGCAAGGCCGTGCCCCGGGCGTGTTCGTATCCAACTCCTCAGGAGCACTCGGCGGAGCCAACCTCCTCACCATTCGCGGCGTGAGCTCCATCATAGGCGAAAACAACCCCCTCTACGTCGTCGACGGCGTACCCATCTACGGCACCGACCGCTCGGCCAACTCGGTCGGCACCAGCGGCGGCTCGGTGAGCGCCATCAGCATGGGTGGAACTTCAACGGGAGGCGGAACGCTGACCAACAACATGGACCTCAACTACTCTTTCGAGCAAAACCCGCTACTCTCCATCAACCCCGAAGACATTGAGTCGATCGAAATTCTCAAAGATGCCTTCGCCACCTCCATCTACGGTTCACGCGGCTCGGCCGGTGTAATCCTCATCACCACCAAAAGCGGCTCCCGCGACCGCACAGCCATCAACGTCTCCTACACCATGAGCATCGACCAGCCCATCGGCAAACTCGACCTGCTCACCGGCGATGAATACGCACAAATCTACTCGCAATACTATCCCTCCGACGTTTACCGTGCCGGCTACAATACCGACTGGCAAGACGCCGTGACCCGCAACGCCCTCAGCCACAACCTGAGCGCATCGATTTCGGGCGGAAACACTCGCACCCGCTACTTTTTCAGCCTCTCCTACGCCAACAACGAATCATATATCATCAACAACGACCTGCAACGTTACTCGGCCCGTCTGAATCTCGATACCCAACTCAACGACAAATTCACCCTCGGTGCCAACGTGACCCTCTCATTCATCGACAACAACGCCCTCACGGCCCCCACCGTATATAAAGACGCCATACTGCGCGCCCCCAACCTGCCGATATACAACGAAGACAGCTCCTACTACTACGGCCACGACCTCAACACCAAAGGCAACAACGACAACTACAACCCCGTAGCCTACGCCAATGACGTCACCTCGCAAAGCAAAAACATCACCACGATAGGCAACACCTACCTGCAATATGACGTCACAAATTGGCTGCAACTCAAAACCGAACTCGGTATCAACATCTCCAACGGCCGTTCCTACGTCTACAAGCCCGAATTGCCCGAAGAAGTGGCCGACCTCACCCCCAACAACCAGGCATCGGAAAACGACGCCTTGAAATACCGCATCGTCACCAACAACACCATCACGGTGAACAAAGTATTCAACGAACGCCACTACCTGCAAGCCGTGCTGGGCGAAAGCTATGAAATCGGGCACGAATACAACTCACAGATTTACGGCTCGAACTTTTTCAGCTCGGCCATCAAAGGCATCGGTTCGGCACAGACCTCCCGCGTAGGCGCTGCCAGCGAAGACACCTGGGCCCTGCTCTCGGCCTTCGCCCGCGTCAACTACCAGCTCATGCGCCGGTACCTCTTCGGTGTATCCTACCGCATCGACGGTTCGTCGCGCTACAACCGCCTGCACCGCTTCATCAACATTCCCGCCGTGTCGGCCGCCTGGCGACTCTCCGAAGAAGACTTCATCGCCTACAACGCCCCGTGGATCGACGAAATGAAAATCCGCGGTTCGATAGGCTGGACCAGCCAGGACGCCAACAACAGCTACTACGGTGCACAAGCCATCTATGTGCTCAACACGGCCTCTTCCTACGGCAACGAACAATTCCTCTCGATGTCGCAGCCCAGCAACGTGAACCTCGACTGGGAACGCACCATCACCTATGACCTGGGTCTCGACTTCTCGGCCTTCAAAGAGCGGCTGAAACTCACCGTCGACTACTACTACAAACGCACGACCGACATGCTCTTCTCGTCGGACCTGCCGGCTTATACCGGATATTCGACCCAATACCAGAACATTGCCGACATGCAAAACCAAGGTATCGAGATACAAGTCATCTCGGACAATATCGTGCGCAAGAACTTCTTGTGGCAAACCATCCTGAACCTCTCCCGCAACAGCAACAAGATATTGAAACTCAACTTCGAAGGCAACCAGCTCGACCAAGCCAACAGCTCGTTTAAATACTACGCCGTGGGCTATCCCATGGCACAGTGGTACCTGCACGAATGGGTGGGCGTCGACCCCAACACCGGCGACCCGATATGGCGCCTCGCCGACGGCTCGACAACGACCGTTCCCCCGGCCTCGAACTACGAAACCTCGATGGACAACAAGAAAGTGTGCGGAACAGCCGAGCCCAAATTCTACGGCAGTTTCACCAACATACTCACATTCAAAGGGTTTGAACTGAATACCATGTTTACCTTCTCGGTAGGGGGCCACATGATCAACTCCACACGGGCCCAACTGCTCACCTACGCCACCGAGACGGCCAACAACCTGTCGCGCGACATACTCGACTTCTGGCAGATTCCGGGACAAACGACCGACATTCCCAAGCTGAAAAACAGCTCCATTGTCAACAACTACGACTATACCTCGTCGATTACCACCACCCGGTTCCTCGAAAAGAGTTCCTACCTGCGATTGAAGACATTGGAATTCTCCTATTCGTTACCCAAACAAGTGTTGAGAAGGACGCGCACATTCAACCAAATCAAGCTCTTTGTCGTTCTCACCAACGTATTCACCATCAGCCCATACTCCGGACTCGACCCCGAGGTGAGCGCATTCGGTTCGTCGGCCACGGCCGCCGGATATGACAACCTGACCATGCCCTCATCGCGCAGCTACCAATTCGGCATAAGATTCGGACTTTAA
- a CDS encoding redoxin family protein, whose amino-acid sequence MKFRIVAMLAAMLIIFDASAKVKKTKKENKETTEQQAAPSQITIKGKVQFTYKGYWNYDQPAPEFKMTVYQQQGTSRKIFAEAEIDDNNEYTLTLPIETPGVYTVDCGKWQSVRIWGEDEDLTINFRGFDTARVKIKNPPYVYIQGGPKNEVMNQVNFCNYRSYQSMIAISKAIYNANPDAEKRKMLSDALYSHNSEDMTARMRYIAEHNATVTSVLAVLPSLREDADKELIDNILSQLEAAHPGYAPIQNYKDGVAKAKAQRERLNNGKPAPDFTYPQIDGKELSLSDLKGKIVLVDFWASWCGPCRQEIVNLKKYYEEFKDKGVEFLSVSIDADKDAWLKAAGEENMPWLQIHATDGGKKLMSDYQFGGIPFIVLVDADGNLYAKGLRGEAIRKAIQNALNGVAPEKPAPRKSISMGAMSM is encoded by the coding sequence ATGAAATTTCGTATTGTCGCCATGCTGGCTGCCATGCTGATTATTTTTGACGCATCGGCCAAAGTAAAAAAGACGAAGAAAGAAAACAAAGAAACCACCGAGCAACAAGCTGCCCCTTCCCAAATCACCATCAAGGGAAAAGTGCAATTCACCTACAAAGGGTATTGGAATTACGACCAGCCGGCTCCCGAGTTCAAAATGACGGTGTACCAACAACAAGGCACCAGCCGCAAAATTTTCGCCGAGGCCGAAATCGATGACAACAACGAATACACACTGACGTTGCCCATCGAGACTCCGGGCGTCTACACGGTCGATTGCGGAAAATGGCAATCGGTACGCATCTGGGGCGAAGATGAAGACCTCACCATCAACTTCCGCGGCTTCGACACGGCCCGGGTAAAAATCAAGAATCCCCCCTATGTATATATCCAAGGCGGTCCCAAGAATGAGGTGATGAACCAAGTCAACTTCTGCAACTACCGCAGCTATCAGAGCATGATTGCCATCTCCAAGGCCATCTACAACGCCAATCCCGATGCCGAGAAGCGCAAAATGCTCAGCGACGCCCTCTATTCCCACAACAGCGAAGACATGACCGCCCGCATGCGTTATATCGCCGAGCACAATGCAACGGTCACCAGCGTACTCGCCGTGCTTCCCTCATTGAGAGAAGATGCCGACAAGGAACTCATCGACAATATCCTGTCGCAACTCGAAGCCGCCCACCCCGGTTATGCCCCCATACAGAACTACAAAGACGGCGTGGCCAAAGCCAAGGCTCAACGCGAACGTCTGAACAACGGCAAGCCGGCTCCCGACTTTACTTACCCCCAAATCGACGGTAAAGAGCTCTCGCTCTCCGACCTCAAAGGCAAAATCGTCCTGGTCGACTTTTGGGCATCGTGGTGCGGTCCCTGCCGCCAAGAGATTGTCAATCTCAAAAAATATTATGAAGAGTTCAAAGACAAAGGCGTAGAATTCCTCAGCGTATCCATCGACGCCGACAAAGACGCTTGGCTCAAAGCCGCAGGCGAAGAAAACATGCCTTGGTTGCAGATACACGCCACCGACGGCGGCAAGAAACTGATGAGTGACTACCAGTTCGGCGGAATACCTTTCATCGTTCTCGTCGATGCCGACGGTAACCTCTATGCCAAAGGTCTCCGTGGTGAAGCCATTCGCAAAGCCATACAGAATGCCCTCAACGGCGTAGCTCCCGAGAAACCGGCTCCGCGCAAATCGATTTCGATGGGTGCCATGTCGATGTAA